From a single Couchioplanes caeruleus genomic region:
- a CDS encoding PAS domain-containing protein, which yields MRATAVRPTGVERTFDQGRLIVSKTDTKGIIRYANRLFLEVSAYGAEQVIGQPHNVIRHPDMPRAVFHLLWERLGGGHEVFAYINNLASDGAHYWVLAHVTPSVDAHGRTVGYHSSRRVPDRPAVQAVDQLYARLRAEELRHNRPADAVAASRRLLAAELEGRGQSYDEFVWSLTADAATVGAGR from the coding sequence ATGAGAGCCACCGCCGTACGCCCGACCGGGGTGGAGCGCACCTTCGACCAAGGACGTCTCATCGTGTCCAAGACCGACACCAAGGGGATCATCCGGTACGCCAACCGGCTGTTCCTGGAGGTGTCCGCCTACGGTGCGGAGCAGGTCATCGGGCAGCCGCACAACGTGATCCGCCACCCCGACATGCCACGGGCCGTCTTCCACCTGCTGTGGGAGCGCCTCGGCGGCGGCCATGAGGTCTTCGCGTACATCAACAACCTGGCCTCGGACGGCGCCCACTACTGGGTGCTCGCGCACGTCACCCCCTCCGTCGACGCCCACGGCCGCACGGTGGGGTATCACTCCAGCCGGCGCGTACCGGACCGCCCCGCGGTGCAGGCAGTCGATCAGCTGTACGCGCGCCTGCGCGCCGAAGAGTTGCGGCACAACCGGCCGGCGGACGCGGTAGCGGCGTCACGGCGGCTGCTCGCGGCGGAACTCGAGGGGCGTGGCCAGAGCTATGACGAGTTCGTGTGGTCGCTGACCGCGGACGCGGCGACGGTGGGGGCGGGACGATGA
- a CDS encoding methyl-accepting chemotaxis protein, translating into MRLFAGGGGTTAVVDGGVAPYRIAVQAMIEVLVRLRDGDFEARLPQFDGPDELRVLQDVFNDVVDVNDAFVREAAASLGAASRGEYHRQFLTRGLHGAHRVAAENINGARDHMHRTADSVARSEAERATLAERVQQVAEQVAAASTELGATSDALAVSARHAVDRTDGAVATMKTLDEASQQISDAVTLIKRIAAQTRLLALNATIEAARAAEAGRGFAVVASEVKTLADEVNRSSDNIAAQIDDAQRAAGQARAAIHDIAVVIAEMDHQVAGVAAAAGSGLDGQQGLSHLAEALRAEIERLVAD; encoded by the coding sequence ATGCGACTGTTCGCCGGCGGAGGCGGTACCACTGCGGTGGTCGACGGCGGCGTGGCTCCGTACCGGATCGCCGTGCAGGCCATGATCGAGGTTCTGGTCCGGTTGCGCGACGGCGACTTCGAGGCCCGGCTGCCGCAGTTCGACGGTCCTGACGAACTGCGGGTGCTGCAGGACGTCTTCAACGACGTCGTCGACGTCAACGACGCCTTCGTCCGCGAGGCTGCGGCGTCGCTGGGCGCCGCCAGCCGTGGCGAGTACCACCGGCAGTTCCTGACCCGCGGGCTGCACGGGGCCCACCGCGTCGCCGCCGAGAACATCAACGGCGCTCGCGACCACATGCACCGGACCGCCGATTCCGTCGCGCGCAGCGAGGCGGAGCGGGCGACTCTCGCCGAGCGCGTCCAGCAGGTCGCCGAGCAGGTGGCCGCCGCATCGACGGAACTCGGCGCCACGTCTGACGCGCTGGCCGTCTCCGCACGGCACGCCGTGGACCGCACGGACGGCGCGGTGGCCACCATGAAGACGCTCGACGAGGCGTCGCAGCAGATCTCCGACGCGGTCACGCTGATCAAGCGCATCGCCGCGCAGACCCGGCTGCTCGCGCTGAACGCCACGATCGAAGCCGCGCGCGCGGCCGAGGCCGGCCGCGGCTTCGCCGTGGTCGCCAGCGAGGTGAAGACCCTGGCCGACGAGGTCAACCGCTCCTCCGACAACATCGCGGCCCAGATCGACGATGCGCAGCGTGCCGCCGGTCAGGCTCGCGCCGCCATTCACGACATCGCCGTCGTCATCGCCGAGATGGACCATCAGGTGGCCGGGGTCGCCGCGGCGGCGGGCAGCGGCCTCGACGGGCAGCAGGGGCTGTCGCACCTGGCGGAAGCGTTGCGGGCGGAGATCGAACGGCTCGTCGCCGACTGA
- a CDS encoding GNAT family N-acetyltransferase: protein MLRRQDVGHRVVVRRIVGVSQDRPLFTDALGELVELTETDLTLATAKGTVRVPLKEVHRAKRVPPARRPPAADVVALELAANDGWPAPVQARLGAWILRAADNWTGRANSALAVGDPDRTLEAAIDAVEQWYAARGQQPLINTPMPLAAPVNAALDARGWTARPLTLVQTARVAALVDASPARADLPTVELADSPTDAWFEMVAEHKGTLPATAKRILTGVPDAVFAHVHDAEGELLAVARGAVSGPDRWLGVSLLQTAPAARRRGMGAHVLRALAQWAVQQRSARAYLQVEERNTAAVALYQKMGFSTHHTYLTREGPRQR from the coding sequence GTGCTCCGACGGCAGGATGTGGGACACCGGGTGGTGGTTCGCCGAATTGTAGGCGTTTCCCAGGATCGTCCGCTTTTCACCGACGCACTCGGGGAACTGGTGGAGCTGACGGAGACGGATCTCACTCTCGCGACGGCCAAGGGGACGGTTCGCGTGCCCCTCAAAGAGGTGCACCGCGCCAAGCGGGTGCCACCCGCACGCAGGCCGCCCGCGGCGGACGTCGTGGCCCTGGAGCTGGCGGCCAACGACGGCTGGCCGGCGCCGGTGCAGGCCCGGCTCGGCGCCTGGATCCTGCGCGCCGCCGACAACTGGACCGGCCGGGCCAACTCGGCCCTGGCCGTCGGTGACCCCGACCGCACGCTGGAGGCGGCGATCGACGCGGTCGAGCAGTGGTACGCGGCCCGCGGCCAGCAACCTCTCATCAACACGCCGATGCCGCTCGCAGCGCCGGTCAACGCCGCCCTCGACGCCCGCGGCTGGACGGCCCGCCCCCTCACCCTCGTGCAGACGGCCCGGGTCGCGGCGCTGGTGGACGCGTCGCCGGCGCGGGCCGACCTGCCGACGGTCGAGCTCGCCGACTCCCCCACGGACGCCTGGTTCGAGATGGTGGCCGAGCACAAGGGCACCTTGCCCGCGACGGCGAAACGCATTCTCACCGGCGTACCCGATGCGGTCTTCGCCCATGTGCACGACGCCGAGGGTGAGTTGCTCGCGGTGGCCCGCGGCGCGGTCAGCGGGCCGGACCGCTGGCTCGGGGTGTCGCTGCTGCAGACCGCTCCGGCCGCGCGGCGACGGGGCATGGGCGCCCACGTGCTGCGGGCGCTCGCGCAGTGGGCCGTGCAGCAGCGGTCGGCGCGGGCATATCTGCAGGTGGAGGAGCGGAACACGGCGGCGGTGGCGCTCTATCAGAAGATGGGCTTCAGCACGCACCACACCTACCTGACGCGCGAGGGTCCGCGGCAGCGTTGA